ACAAGGTGTTCTCTCTTCCACATTTCAGTCAGTGTGCTTTGGATGAATTCCAAAATATGCTGTCTTACTTTTTAGCTTGATGCGCTGTATCCTGGAGTTAAGAACATGTTGGAAACATTGTTGTGACAGGTGATGTTAGCTTGACATATTTTGGTCAGCAAGGTGTTTATTTACTGTtcaaaagaaacaaaagaaaaagcaagGTATTCATTCATTAGTTTCAATCAGAGTTGTTTGGCTTTTGAATAGAAATTGCAAAATGGATTAAGTTGGGATGGTTCCAAAAGCGGTCTAACCCAAGCTTGACCATCTCTTACGACCTAGAATTTGGTAATTCTAATTTGAACCATGTATATGGTAAGAGTGAATTAGAGAAGATGATTACTTAAGTTATATCTGGAAGTTATTTGAATAAGATTGAAAGGCCTTTTGTGATTGGTTTTGGACAGTATCAGTTCTAAAATCTAGTCTCTTTGAATGTCAGATTTGGATAAGTCAACAAGGCTTCAGCCAAAAGTGCCTCATTCAGATCTGTTAGACTGGTGAATTCCGTTAAAACTTTCTTCATGAATACAAGGATCTCTTTTGATATTATTGCAAAGGGCTTTTGGAGCTAAAAATCTTGATTTTTGCATCGTTTTGCGCTTTAATCCTCACCTTTCAATTTTGACacaataaatcaatttttgaaaattcttaaaatttttatccaaATTCCAAATTGGGATTAGGGAAGTATGTCCTTACCTATGTGGCATGCCAcctgaaattatttattattatttcagaTACTCCACATCACACATCACACAACCATGGTAAACATATAAATAACTATGATAAAcctaaaatattattgaattaaattaattcaaaagtcAAAACCCTAACCACTAAATTTGAAAATCTAAGTCTTCATCAATTACAATTCCTAAATTGAAACGGTTGAAGAGAGCTGTTTGGAGAGATAAACTAAATCTGCATGTTGAAGGTTGAAGGTTGAAGGAGAGAGAGATGTGCGAGGAACACAAATTGGAAGGCTGTTTAGCTGCAATGAAGAAGAACTGCTTGGGTTCGCTAAGAATAAGTGCTGGAGGCCATTTAGTGAAGCGAGAATTACAACTGAGCAAGGGACAATGAGTGAGAAAATAGTTAGGAAGTTGATATGTTTAGCGTTAATGCAAAGAGGAGCAAATGGGTTGGTTTGGTTGAAATTGATGAAAGTGAGTTTGGCACCACGAATCACAAAGCCAGTGAGTTGTTGGGGGTGTGATCATGAATAGTTTTTCAAGCACATGTGAAAGAGGCATTGAGAAATGAGACTCAATGGTGCTGGAGAGGTTTGATTAATTCTTAATTGGTTGAGGATGGAGGCCGGAGGGGTACGCCCCTTAAGCTTTAGTTCCTTATTGGTCTTTGATGTGGATAAGATAGACGTTAATCATACATTAGATGAAGAACGTTTCGTTGTGTTCATGGTAACAAATTATGTTCGTGCAGTTAATTTAgggattttaattaattagatttagGTTTTTGAATTTTAGTGGCTAGGGGTTTTAATTTAGTGTTGAAGggttttgatttttatggttaatttaatttaataatattttatgttaattCTAGTtacttatatattttactatgattgtatgatatgtCATGTGGACcatccaaaataataataaataatttcagaTGGCATGCCACATAGACGGGAATACACTCCTCCCAATCCCAATTTGAAAtttggataaaaaattttagaattttcaaAAATTGACTTATTGTGCCAAAATTGAAATGTGAGGATTAAATTGCAAAACGACGCAAAGGTCAGGATTTTTAGCATCAATagtgtaacgactcggaaatcggaccgctaccggcgctaggatccagatcgacttaaggccgccgggacccgtagcaagcctaacatacatcctgtatacctattaaatcccatacatgatcaatcatgtacataaaaactttaaacttttctttcaccaagcttaatctgtgcatgcacaaacttataaacataaaaccccacactggagccctcatcaaatgctccaatggggtaacatatcatacattaagcttggtttacataaacatcaataaaacatttaattaaaaaagatcatgtaccaaaaagggattaacatacactagggccaagcacaattctatcctccaTACAAttatttacattacatcacattatagcATTTTACAAtatatgtccacatctaactattacataaaacatgacttctttattcttgctgacttcctggcctatcccgtacctgcaaacctgggggttaagggaatggggtgagctactagagcccagtgagcagaatagtaaaacattatattaaaatttatgctttcatgaaatgcatcacatcacaaacaaatcacattaaggatgaacttgtcaacaatagccctctacatatccaatagtgccagaacgtagaatgggtcctggtctttcccttacataacatatcataacatatcataacattccaatgtgccatggacgtagaatgggtcttcctggactttctcttacatagtgccagggacgtagaatgggtcttcctggacttcctaaccgtatcatcatcatatcatattataccatacgagggctaatggatcatccaatgttcatccacatcaacatcatattatgcaatgcaacatattcgtgaattctaatgcaaacaacctaatacatctcatggcattcgtgatgcatgaacatgctcaaaatttatttatttactttgcaatataaagagtcattttactcacctcaggctagctctgaaaagactctgaagcaactatctcactgctgaggtccttggttcctcgggtccgaacctacacaggtggactcaaatgagggaccaaacatagactaacatgactctaaacaactccccaaaaaccccctaaaacatcataaaacaatcatataaatcatgcaaaggaaggctgaacagagcactttcggcagcaggttcggcggccgaaagtccctccagagccgaaactcaaacactttcggcggcaccttcggcggccgaaagtcccttccagagacgaaactcatgcatgttcggcggcaccttcggcggccgaaactcccctctagagccgaaagtccaactttcgggggtagggttcggcagctaaaagcttgcctccacaggcaggttcggaggccgaaagtccttcgactgccgaacctgagttcttccaaagtggcagaactcagcctcctcatgcacattttgcctcccaaacctttcaaacatgcatttagctattctacaacatgcatactcatgcaaacaagcatataggggtcccacactctcctaaaccccaacaaaaacacatatagcaactcatacaacatacattatccataaactcaacattaaccctaacaacaatcaactaacttaaacatgcatttctaccccataaaccttcataaaacttgcttagaacatcgaagaaggtgaggatcgacgcttacctcttgaagatcgagaaagggcgtgacctaacttggagatttggggaaaacgggttccggaggtctccaagcttcacaacttcaatctaagctcaaaatcttcaagaaccaagttaaaacttgttaaaacttgttaaaacttgaaagatttgaagaaaatcatcaaaaccaaccatgggagggcatggactcaccgttgaccgaaaataggggagaaaactcgcccattttcggccatggggccttttataggtggctggccagaccaccttcagaaGCCAAAGGTAACTCCAAAACTCCAGTGGATTTTCCTCTAtggttattttcattcaaaactcaatttcttttttacttaaaaccataaaatatatgaaaacattttataaaaacatgatttttacccttctagaggtttccgacatccgagattccaccggacggtaggaattccgataccggagtctagccgggtattacaaatagcCTATTGCAAATGATACATTGCCAATTAGAAAGTAAATAGATCACTGATGGTGCCAGAAATTCTGGTCAGTGGGGACAAGaattatacttttttttataaaatatttacccataaaaataaattaatacactGTCAATGAAGTGTaattatgtaaaaaatttaaattcaactgGTAAAACTTTGttttaagataaattaaattaaatcatataaaataaattcataatagtCTTATGAAAAAAAGgaattgttatatatttatcttgagtgtcattttatttagaatttagGCATGAAGAGTAATAAGTTGCAGGACAATAAAATATGAGTACTATGTTAATATAGCATAAAAGAatagaatatatttttattaactttatcTCTTACATTAATTTGAGTGCATGTTAAGTGTAATAAGTATTTgggtcaattttttaaaaaataattaaataatcttaAACCTTTTTAATGTATCATATTgagtaaaatttttgaaatacaTTTTAGTTGGGGTATTAAATATCAAGCggcatcaaataaaaaatacatatatttatTGATGAACAACCAAGTCTATCAAGATTTCAGTGGGGGCATTACCCCGACAAATTACGCTATGGACCAGCCACTGCAGATAGATGCATATTTAATAGGTTGTCATACCACATAAGTGCATGCTTTTTCTACCTTTTGCATAGATTAGTTAATAATGATTTGCCTTCTTTTGAAGTAATTCTCTGCCTCTATGATTGCAAGATGATAGAGGATGTTTAGAATATAGCAGATAAATTGGCTTAGAGTGGAATCTAGAAAAGTGAGGATTCCCAGCCACCCGTCCTCATTGGTGGTACAGTATTACATGCAGTCTATCTTGCTTATATGTAACTAAATTTTCACTTCTCTTGATTAGACATTCTGAGGCAAGATGTGTCTATTTCAACATTATGATTGGAAATTCAATTGCAGTCTTTATGGCATTATGAGTTGGAATCAGAATTTATGGATCAATTTCGTGTTGAAAGACTAATGTCAGGCTTTATCTTGGTGGCTAAATTTTGCAAGGATTGATGCATAGAATTTAATGGGAAAAATTGTTAAGAAACAAATTAAACCTATTGAATTGCTTACGGGGTTTCTAGGTAACCATCCTCTGAAAGAAGGCAATGATACCCTGAAAGACAAGCTCAACAACATATCAAATCTCTGTGTTCTTatctgaataaaaaaaaaaaacaaagaaaaagaatgTTACAGAGCATATTATACTGAATCTTTAAATCTGTCTATGACTAGGCTACATAGAGAAcgaatattatattttagattAAACTGGAATTTGCTTGACTAATTTACCTAACAAAATGTTGCACTAGATTTGGATGAAAAGGAGGGAGAGGGAGGAACGGAAAAGGGAAGGAAGGTTAATGGAAGAGGCGAAGAGGACTGGATACTTCACAATCATCTCCTATCCTTCCTACTGGTTAAAAATTCATTCTCTAAATTGGGTGGCTTTTGGGGGTAGGTGATTCTCCCAACTTTTCACTTTCTTTTATTTGCAGTTACAAATTGTAACAACATTCCTCTTCTCCCCTTTATTCCCTTTCATTCTAACTAAAGGGAAGGTACTTACCTTTTCCCATCTTTTCTCCTTCACCCTCTTAACCTACAAAAGAGATAAATAACCATCCTTTAACTGTCAGATCCAGGCTCTTGGATGATTACCACGTGTAATTGACTGAAGAATTTATACTCAAGGTTGTGGTAAACGCTATATGGGGGTAAGTTGTGGGTTATGCCGAGTACCTTGGGCTGGTGTGCGGGTAAGTGTCCTgcaagataaacaatgtttgaggGCAATTTGTGTCTCCCCTACTTTGACACTCTGTCCTGCTGATGAAGTTAGTTTGGTGATAGGGAGATGGAGAGGAGAACAGGGACTCCGGGAGAGTAAATTCTAAGAGAAGTGTTGTAAATGAAGTGGAGAGAATGTCTTTTCTTACCTAGCATTAGGTTCTTATACCCATATAATAAGTATAATCTTGGGATCAGGCCTGTACGATGATCTTACCAGCTGGATGTCTGGGATGTATAATCCCTAGGGGATGTAGTTTGTTATGCCCTATTACAGGGTAAGTGGTTACATTAGAATCCTAAATGTGTATATCTTTACACCAGGGCCTCCAGCAATAGGTTTAGAGGTGCTCAGGCACTCAGGCTGCTGAATCCTAAATGTAGTTCATTATCCCTATTACAGGGTAAGTGGTTACATTAGAATCCTAAATGTGTATCAACTCTCCTTTCTCTTTTTGCTCTAAACTCCCAAACATATTGTAAGAAAATAATGTAAAACAAACTAGCAgctcataaaatttaaagacttgATTCTTTAAGAGTTCATTATTCATGGTTGCACATCATTTCTGGACTATGAATGAATTTCCAAACTAAAGCTTAGGGATGCGACCACCTTAATTTTCTGCTGCACACTTCACATGCAAAAGCTACATATCTGTGCTTAATTTTATCAGTGAGATCGGATATAGATCATAATTGCCTGATTGAAGAGAAATATTGAGTACTACTGTAGGGACTTTTCCAGCAGCAAACCTGGTAGAAAGCATGCTATCGTCATTTTAATGGTGCTACCTTCCCTGGcattgaatttattaaaatttatttagtgtTTCACTTATTAACTGTTATTAGTTtctcatataaattttataatttaatttgaaagatGTGCTCTAACTCTGCAAAGGTGTTTTTCTGTGCTTCGAACCATGCACCATGTCCCTAGCGTCCATGGATGCTCAAGGTGCATCTGGCAATTTTTATGATGCTGTGCCTTGTACAAGATTCTCACATCTGAATATTGCATTATCAGACCATAACTGCCTTGTTGTATCCCTTGAATAAGCGTGCATGTCCATTTCTTGGCTAAAGTATTGTCATTAAAACATGCCCGTCATATCTGAAGTTTGGCTTTGCGTTCTGTTCATCATACCTCTATTGTATTCATGTTCTTGATCGCTAAAATTTTGATCTTACAGCATTAAATGATCTTATGGACAATATTAACTAATACAAAAGTGGTTACTTTGTGAATACAACAGAAAATGAAATGATTTTGGTTTTCTTAGGATGAATTTAACCCTGTATCCTTATTCATACCTTATGACCATGTGGCTTTTCAGGGCCAGGATCTTGTAGTCGGAAATCTTGGTGACTCCAGAGCAGTTCTGGCAACTAGAGCTGAAGACAATTCTTTGCTTGCTATACAATTGACTGTGGACTTGAAACCTGATCTGCCaagtttctctctctctctctctctctccccccccAGCCCCCCCACTGCACACAcacatatgcatatatataccTGCATGCACACACGAGCATACACTCTTATACACACAAAAGAATCAAGTCAACAAATCATAATATAATATACTGGAAAACTACTTGGACATATAGTGGTAAACTTAAAATTCCTCCCCTTTCAATAATTAGGGGAAGCTGCCAGGATCCACCAATGTAAAGGAAGAGTTTTTGCCTTGAAGGATGAGCCAGAGGTTGCACGCGTATGGTTGCCTAATAATGATTCTCCTGGTCTAGCGATGGCTAGAGCTTTTGGGGACTTCTGTCTGAAGGATTTTGGTTTAATTTCTGTCCCAGATATTTATTATCGTCACCTTACTAAGAGAGATGAATTCATCATTCTCGCTACTGATGGGGTATGTTCTTTTATTTTGCTTCAAATTGAGCTTTAATTGTTGTGCAATGTAGGCCATTTATTGTATTGGATAATTATTCCGTGACGGTGACATTCTCTGATGCCACTTTGTATTCTGCTAGAATGTTCTTTTAAGTATCTATAATGCAGTGATAGATCTGTGTGCTTGTTCAACCGTGTCAGATAGAACACCAGACTGCatggattcttttttttttcctccctcTTTGTATGAATTCCATTTCAACTTCCacatattcattaatttttaatttgatcgaTAGGTTTGGGATGTCCTCTCTAATAAGGAAGCTGTTGACATTGTGGCCTCAGCCCCTGGACGGGCTACAGCAGCCAGAGCCCTTGTAGACTGTGCAGTTCGAGCATGGAAACTTAAATATCCTACTTCCAAGAATGATGATTGTGCTGTTGTGTGCCTGTTTCTTGATCAATTATCTGCAGCAAACGCCGAGGTAGAAGAGTCAACAATGAAAATGATTCCAGAGGAATCATCAGAATGCATATTAAAAACCAATGAAAATGATAGTCAACCTGAAGTGAATGATGATTCTCACGTATATGTTCTTAGTCATTCGGATACAATACGGGGTTCTGATGAGATTGTGCCCGTCTCTGAGTTGACAGAGGAGAAGCTTTCTTTAAAGAGCCAGAGCCAATCAAAGAGGAGCCTGGCTGAGTGCATTTCAACTGCAGAAGACGAGGAGTGGTCGGCCTTAGAAGGTATTACAAGGGTTAATAGCCTTCTAAGCCTTCCTAGGTTATTATCTGGTGACAGAAGAACAACCAGTTGGAGGAAGTGGTTATGAAATGTCTGATGGCCTTTGTTGCGTTCCCTCGCAACAAACACGAATACTAATTATTCCGTTTCTGCAACCGAATCTCGCTTTCTCTACGAACTAAACTGATGAAATTCATTGGTCTTGAGGATTTATGTATCTGCTGGCTGGAAATATAaatgtatatgtataaatataaGCAGGCCAGCATATTTTGAGGCTGGAGTTCCCATTAGGTTAGGTGTATATCCCAACTGAAAAAATACATACAGGCCTCTTCAGTTTTTGTTAGTTATGTTATTCTCTGGAACTTGGATTGTGAAATCATGTTGTTTCTTGCCTAGAGATTGAATTCATGTTagtgggttttttttttcttaataaatttgTCTGAAATAGCCTTAGAGATTACTTGGACTAGaaattttacatttatatttgATTGTTTTATCAAGAAAAACAAATTGTTTGGCAGGaaggagagtatgcatgatgtgTTTCTGCACCTGTAAGATGCATTTGGAATGACCTTTCTCCCTGAGTAGCAAGAAGCTGTAGTTTCTTCTACTAATGCATGAGAATCTAAGCAAATGGCATTGATCCTGGAGGAGTTCTTTTCTTACTTTTTTTGGCCAAAGACAAATAATTCATGAAACAATGCCTTAAAAAGGCCAAGAGAATACACAAGCCACCTGATAAGCACAAAGAAGAAAAGCTACAGCTCAGTCGAGCCCAATACAGTACAAACACCAAATCGTAGCTAGAATGGGGTTTGAGCTATCAACCAACCCAACAAAAACTAAAGCCTTGTTAGGGTTTGAGCTATCAACCAATCCAACAAAAACTAGTGCCTTGGTTGGTTCAGTTACTTTTTAGAAGTAATTGACTTTTCAATAAGTGAAGTTGAAAATTTTCACACTTTTGAGAACTTGAAATTTTCAATCAAATAAGGCTTAGAGATAGTACCGAATACAATCCACCATAGAAGGAAATTCCAACCAGAGTCGACGCCAAGCTGGAAAACGCCCACACACCAAACCAAGTTGAGAAACCATTACAGAGCAAGAGCACAGGGACTACAGGGCACTCAATCTCCAACATTGGTGAAAGAGGAAGGAAAAATTATAGCCAATCGACACTTACATCTTCGCTACTAGAGCTTAAATCTTTCGAAAGGTGAATCTTAGAGAGACTTCCTAAGTAGAGCTCATCAGCACTCGACCAAGCTGTGAGGATCGACCATAAAacaatatggaaaaaaaaatctctaacgTGGTGAATAAATGGCTTAAATATGCCTATTGACTAAATAATAGCATATCCATCCACCAATTCTAGAAAAAACACAAGACTTGCTTGCTAGAAGAACTGCTTGGAAATCCTTTCATCAAGCTTTGAAGATGCTTACTCCATTGATTGTCCATTTGATGAAGACATCTTTGCGTGCAATAAGAAAACATGGACAACAAACCAAAAACTATGAGtgagttcaaaccgaaaaaattgaattaatttaaaattttggttaaattttttatttttaaaaatttcatttatttcaattcaattttattttgtttaaaaaatggttaaaattaaatcaactgacgaatatttttaattattttttatttttaaacatttcaaaatattatttatttttttatattataattaatatataaattaactattataatactattaatttatttttctaatataattaCTCATcaattattcattttttaaaactagAATTTAAACTGTgttatcatttaatttaaataatatggtatcaataataattttattaatttaataaaacttaatatcataattttatattaaaaataagtataatgaaaattatcaaaaatacattttaccTAAAATGACTATCATTtaatgtatatataaaaaaaggaaaagtccataaaaattatggaacacaattagtaattaattaaattaaaaaatattttattataattaagacaatttaaataatttttaaaatatctctgTTTTTTAAcggaatttttaaattatctcACGAGAACTTTAACGCTGCCTAAAGAAGCGTGCAGCTGTAAAATATTATACAGCGCAAACAAAACCagagaaaaattttttttaaaaaaaatatttttttaaggaaatttattatttaattttaaagtaaaatttattagttaatttatttttaaatgatatattaaaatatttttattaaaaatttattaattaatttttttattaattttaactgttaaatattaaaaaatttaaaatatttttaatataaagaaattaataatatattttttaaaaattttaagaattaattaataaattttttaaaattataaaaattaaataattaaataattaataattaaaattaacgaaataattattagtagattttttaaaatattttaatatatttttaaaattgagggataaaatagtaattttcatattaattaattaattaattattacaaaATATATGGAGGGAGTCATTTATCATGATCACCGTCATCACCAACAGCTCTGCAGACAAAGAGAGGTCATCTTCTACACTCGTTCCCATATATACCCACTTGCCCTGCTTCTGCTCAATCGTCTTCTCCTTCGCCGATTAGAACCCAATTCTTCAATTTCAGTTTCAATTTCTATAACTAAAGAAGAAATCAATCGTCGACTCCACCTTCACCGTCTTACATAAAATTCAAAGCAGATAAAAGAGATATGGCGATGCGGGACCTAGTTGCAGGAGGAGCGGCTTGTGCGGTTCCGGGTTCTTCATCTTCCAATCCTCTTGGCGCTCTTGCTAATACTCTCTTAGGCTCCTCTTCTAAGACCCAGGTAATAGCTTGCTTTTCGCCTGTGAAATTCTGGATATTGTCGCAAATCAATTTGAGTTGAGTTTTTTTTGCTTGGTCTTTTTGGGTATGCATGCTTATTTCTGATTGTGGTGTAAACAGGAAAGGTTGAAGGAAGTCCCTATAGCAACTGCTACAAGTTCTGAGAATCGATTTTTCCAGGATGTTGAGGACCCTTTGAGAGCACTTCCAGGGACTGAGTTTGAACGACAGCCATTTTCTCACCCCGGTGGTCAGGTTTGATATAATTTTCTGCTAACAAAGCATTTACTTCAATGTTTTGTTGTTGCTACCAGGTTAATATCACTGGTTATTCTTTTCTCTAACATGTTTGTATATTGTCAGGGCTCGGAATTTCTTCGTGGGTTTCGCTCTGCTGATCAGAATGGACTTGCAGATGCGTGGGATGAGGTACAGCGGTCTCATGTTCCTCTTCCACCTCAGGCTAACATTCCTCAATTGGATCATGTGTATGATCGGGGACCTCAGCTTCAACCAACTCTGGATGGTAATTCAAtaatttaacaagttttaagctCATCTTACCCGCTAATGCTATCTGAACTCGTTGAACACAATGGTGTGTCGTTGAGAAAGAAagcaaagttaaaatttttgttaGTGACAAATAGTTCAAGTGAGTGATATGCAAATGGCTGACAAGTTTAATGATAAAGCACAAATTGAGAA
The Manihot esculenta cultivar AM560-2 chromosome 1, M.esculenta_v8, whole genome shotgun sequence genome window above contains:
- the LOC110624293 gene encoding probable protein phosphatase 2C 6; the encoded protein is MGSCYSSLGKRGVDENGAAEQTTTASAASPRRHRWKKKSAGCGDESLLNHIPGRMSMNGSSKIACLYTQQGKKGTNQDAMLVWENFSARSDAVFCGVFDGHGPFGHMVSKKVRDSLPLILCTQWKDGPNDEQSSPHKAGNTPGSTNSEETASASMDDESHDSLESEQHEQFPEMYLPLKKSMMKAFKLMDKELKLHPTIDCFCSGTTAVTLIKQGQDLVVGNLGDSRAVLATRAEDNSLLAIQLTVDLKPDLPREAARIHQCKGRVFALKDEPEVARVWLPNNDSPGLAMARAFGDFCLKDFGLISVPDIYYRHLTKRDEFIILATDGVWDVLSNKEAVDIVASAPGRATAARALVDCAVRAWKLKYPTSKNDDCAVVCLFLDQLSAANAEVEESTMKMIPEESSECILKTNENDSQPEVNDDSHVYVLSHSDTIRGSDEIVPVSELTEEKLSLKSQSQSKRSLAECISTAEDEEWSALEGITRVNSLLSLPRLLSGDRRTTSWRKWL